In Thermoproteota archaeon, one DNA window encodes the following:
- a CDS encoding PQQ-dependent sugar dehydrogenase, translating into MDKKLRIAGIIAALAASAIILTSPSDPLPIPEPNFSQSGNDSVEIIATNLEKPRAIDFADDRIFLTEKIGRVRVIQNNTLLEEPLATFRTANVFDGGLLGIATHPEFKTNNLLYVYYTYEEDGKLWNKVVQIKEKNNKLEDAITIIDKIPGSPFSNGGALKFGPDKKLYITTGSTSDSSHLPQDLDSLAGKVLRINDDGTIPNDNPFENSPVYSLGHRNPQGMTWDASGNLYVSDFGPTKNDEINLVIAGGNYGWPEQECSGNPSYIDSLICYDPAIEPGGILIYSGSKLPLEGKMIMASLRATNLYQLEFSEDGIESTKSILGGLGRIRDVAQDSNGDLYIITSNTDGKGFPLSTDDKLLRIVN; encoded by the coding sequence ATGGATAAAAAATTACGTATTGCCGGAATTATTGCAGCACTTGCAGCATCTGCGATAATTCTAACATCTCCATCTGATCCATTACCAATTCCAGAACCAAATTTTTCTCAATCTGGAAATGATTCAGTAGAGATCATAGCTACAAATTTGGAAAAGCCGCGAGCAATTGATTTTGCTGATGATAGAATTTTTTTAACTGAAAAAATTGGCAGGGTTCGTGTAATACAAAATAATACTCTTCTAGAAGAACCACTCGCAACATTTAGAACTGCAAATGTCTTTGATGGAGGATTACTTGGAATCGCAACACATCCAGAATTTAAAACAAATAATCTTCTTTACGTTTATTACACATATGAAGAAGATGGAAAACTTTGGAACAAAGTTGTTCAAATTAAAGAGAAAAATAACAAACTAGAAGATGCAATAACAATTATAGATAAAATCCCAGGATCTCCATTTAGCAATGGCGGTGCCTTGAAATTTGGTCCTGACAAAAAACTATACATCACAACAGGTTCTACTTCTGATTCTTCACACTTACCACAGGACTTGGATTCTTTAGCCGGTAAAGTTTTACGAATAAATGATGATGGTACTATTCCAAACGATAATCCATTTGAGAACTCACCTGTTTATTCACTTGGGCATAGGAATCCACAAGGCATGACATGGGATGCATCTGGAAATCTCTATGTTTCAGACTTTGGACCAACAAAAAATGATGAAATCAATCTTGTAATAGCAGGAGGAAATTATGGCTGGCCAGAACAAGAATGTTCTGGGAATCCATCATACATTGATTCACTAATTTGTTATGATCCAGCTATAGAGCCTGGGGGAATTCTCATTTACTCTGGAAGCAAATTACCTCTTGAAGGAAAGATGATTATGGCCTCACTAAGAGCTACTAACCTATATCAATTGGAATTCTCAGAAGATGGAATCGAGTCTACAAAAAGCATACTAGGCGGCTTGGGTAGAATACGTGATGTAGCCCAGGATTCAAATGGTGACCTTTACATAATTACCTCAAACACTGATGGGAAAGGTTTTCCGTTAAGTACTGATGATAAACTATTGAGGATTGTAAACTAA